The genome window ggggtgggggtggggctgttgCAGCCAATCGGATTGTAACCAGGGTGGGGGCATGATCTGGTCCCTCCAAGGTCCTGCACAGGAACATCAGCTGCTGGGGTGATCTGGTGCTGGAGGCTCGGCAGGAGGCAGAGCTGTGAGTgattgtgggggcagcccctTGGCCTGCCTCCCCGGGATCCAGGATCCCAATACCTGGAACTCAGACatcccccccccgcgccccccccctgccccgagcGAGGTGGAGGAGAAGCTCCCTTAGCCGGCAGCGGTGGTCAGGCTGTTATACCAGGGCGGAGCAGGTGTTTTGGGGGGCCCTGGGTGGGGCCGGGAGCCCACCCAAGGCTCCCTGTGACTGTACCAGCCTCTCCggtggtgcaggggggaggggggctgacaGGTAGCCATGGGCATCGcttgcagggcctggggcagttcTGGGGGCAGCCACTCGCGGGGGCTGTGAGATATTGTCACCAAGTCGCAACCCCTCCTGCCTAGGATGGGGGTGCAGATGGCTTGATTTGGGGGGGAGACCCTGATGTCAtggtcaccccaccccccaggcctCAAACACTGGTCACAGGCGGTGGGGTAGCACCCTGGGGTGCCTGGCCTGGGGCTACGCTGCCAGCTTGGGCCCCATAGGAGATGCCGTCTCTGGGGCAGGAGGCAATGCCTGTAgcaacccccgccccctgctTCAGCCTGTGGCCCCCCGACCCCCAACACAGGCAGGGCCGAACAACAGAGGGACTGCCTGGACCAAGGGGACCCCAGGACTCAGACATGGCCCCTGGCTGGCGCTGGGTGGGGTGGCCCAGCGGTGGGGCCCAGGGGGATCCCAACGGGGGGGTGATGCCTGGGGCGCATCCCCCCtgcgggggggggaagctgcATTGTCATACCCCATTCCTTCCAGATTATGGGGGTGTCTTGGGGGCACTAATGTTGTATTCTGCCTCAGCTTCCAAAGGAAGGCGCTATACAGACCCCATGGGACCCCAGCCAGCAACCTCCTGTGGGAGGAGAGATTGCGTGACCAGACGGTATGGGGGAGACGGGGGGAAGGATTGGAGGGCTGTGGGCTCAGCTGtactgggtgtgggggggtgtccgaaggctgggaggaggtgggggtcaGGCTGCGCGGGGCAGGGGGGCTAGTAGGAGGCAGGGGCCAGTctacagggagaagggggagggggaggtgagtGGAGACAGGGGGCCATCTATGGGGAGGTGCGGTTGGGCAGCAGGGGGGTGAGTGTTTccagtgggggggttggatgcagACAGCCAGTCTCTGAAGTTTGGGGGGCATATAGGGGGGCCATATGGGCAAGGAACCCCACCAGGATGGGGGTGCTGAATGGGGGTCCCCTCCCAGAAGCACTTGCTGCCATTGGGCCCCTCACCCTGACTCcctgtgaagtgtgtgtgtgggggggctccaACTCACTGGGTTTGCTGTTCCCCCCACAGGAGAAGCTGCTTTGTCAGGAGTCGGGGGCCTCAGGGCCAAAGGGGCGACTCCCCCCAAGGTGAGGAGCCCCAGCAAccatggaggggctgggggagttcGGGGGGGAATGAGGCGGACCAGGGCTCTGGAGCTGGGGGGCCAGGACCTGGGAGGgcctctggggggaaggggtctttggggagcggggggggaggggtctgtggggggagaggacaTGGGGACAGGGCAAGGGCGGTGTCTGGGAGGGTATGGGTCCAGGGGGGCAGGCCAGAGGAAGGTCTGTGTgtctggggggtgcatgggggtTCCCCCCAGGCCCCCATCTTATGCTGCCCCCCGTCTCCCCAGGCTGCGGCTGGCCGGGCAGCTGTTCTGGGCCCTGGCCAAGGCCCTGTTCTTGGCCCTGCTGGGCCCCCTGGTGCTGGGTCCCCTCTGTGCCCTGCTGTcgcgccagccctgccccccgcccgccGGACCCTGGCTCTACATGCGCCCCAAGGAGATGCGGCCCCCCTGAGCCATGCGGGGATCAACCCCAACTGCTAATAAACAAATAAACCACAGGAACTTGTCTCTGGGGTCATTTCCCTCCCACCCAGCTCCCCAGATCAGACCCATGGGCTGGGTgatctccccccacccagccccccagaTCAGACCCGGATCGGACCCCCCAAGCTCCCAGATCAGACCCATGGGCTGTCCAGCCTggtctccccctcctccccttgctACCACCTCTgatgggcccatctagcctggtatctgGTCAGTTCAGTGGCTCAACACCCTGCCAGCCCAGGGGGCCGGGGGCAAGTGGGTCAGGACATGGGGGCTGGTTCCCTGAatcccagggagctgggggctctTCTCTTGCCAAAGCGGCAGCTCCTGTTCagagtccctcccccccacaggagGCAGGTAAGCTGGTGTCAGGCTCCACAGCCCAGCAgcgaggagttccacagggaCCATGGGATGAATTAGCAGCGCCACCTAGTGGTGATGAAGGGATCTGCCTTTTagtgaggggcagagctggggaatcACATTCCCTTGGAAGGAACAATTGGGCTCTTGGGGCTAGAGTAATTAATAATTGATAATTAATAACCCCTAATTCAGAAAACTGTCCCGCTGGTCTCCAAGCCCCTACCAGTGATGAACTAACTGGCCCTCACAGCCAGGCTGCATTCGCGAGGCCATTATCCACGTTGTGtgcatggagaaactgaggcacagagcacacACTGAttagagccaggactagaatccaggagtcctgactcccagcagtGCCCCTCCCCAAACATAACCCCACTCCCACAGCTGAgagtggaacccaggagttctggttCCCAATCTCGCCcctcgctctaaccactagaccccactcccctcccctcccagagccaggaatagaacccaggagtcctggctcccagccctgcactcccTGTAATTAATAATCCCCACCGGGCCTACAGAACTCATTAAATCCTTAAAAAACAATTAAGTCGTTAACTGGCAGGAAACCCTCCCCTGGGCCATCTCCGGTGGGAcccacattccccctccccccaccgtgcgTGCCCCACACAccggccctgggggtgggggagctggctgggagctgggggggcgtgGCGGAGGAGGGGCCCCAGGGGTCACGTGCTgctcagctggggaaggggaagtgggGCTGGCGCAGTGGGGCAGGCAAAGAGGGCAGGTCCGGGCGCTCCCGGGACGTGGCGCTCCCCCGTGTCAGGTAACCCCGGGCCCCGGCCGCCCCAGAACAAGCCCAAccgcagctgggctgggctgggccccctCCAGCTTCTACCCCGGCGAACGGCCCCACgcccaccccagaggcggctgcatctcCGCGCCGGGCCAGGGGAGCCTGTATAAACAGCCGCCGTGCCCCACCCCAGCGGCAGCTGCATCTCCGCCCCGGGCCggggtcccagggctcaggccaCTGCAAGGTATCTGCTGGGTAGCCCCCAGGGACCCCAGAATCCAGGcccccccccatccagccccacaGCGACAAGGGCTCTATGTGTTTATGTGGGGTCAGCGCAAGGGGAAGGAGCCAGCTTGGCAGCCCCCAGAAACCGACTTTGTACAGCAGCAaggaaagacacccccccccgcaaaaCTCCCCCGTCTGCTGTGGAAGGACCCCACGCGGGGGACAAAGCCCTGGAGTTGTGGCCAGTTCAGCTCCACATCATTTTGGGGAAGAAgaccttgggggcggggggatgaaCCAAGAATCgaattgggagtcaggactcctgggttctgtccccagctctgggagaggagtgggggctagtggttcgagcaggggtgtctgggagctaggactcctgggttctgtccccagctctgggaggggagtgggggctagtggttcgagcaggggtgtctgggagctaggactcctgggttctatccccagctctgggaggggtgtaggggctagtggtttgagcaggggtgtctgagagtcaggactcctgggttctgtccccagctctgggaggggattgggggcTAGTGGTTCGAGCAGGGGTGTCTGGGAACGaggacccctgggttctgtccccagctctggggtggggcacgggtcCCCAAATAAACAGCCCCCCCTGcccagcgctgagatgcagctgcctctggggcggGGCACAGAATGGGATCACCCGCACTGGCTGAATGACGGGCCATGTCTGTGGCCTGCGTTGCTCTGTCCGGTCCCCTCCCCCCGAGCCATTGGCACAGAAAGAGGAATTGGTCTGAGGAACTCGGGGCTGGGACTGGAGTGTGTGTGCTGGAACAGggccgcccccccaacccccgtgCCTTCGGTTTGTGATACCGGCCCCTGGTGCGTCATCCCCGGAAGGACGTCGGCCCCACTGAGGGGCCCGGGGATAAGCCACACAAATGATTCAGGGCTGGAGGGTTGGTGGTGCAGGGGCAACGAGCCCCGGCCTGAGCTCCCCTCTGATTCTGGACACCTCCTGTTTGGAAGCCCCTTTCCCGGAGCCCAAGTCATGGACTAGCCGGGCACCCCTGGCTCACCCAGACATCAGTGGACGTGAGGAGCAGCTGgtgcatagaacccaggagtcctggctcccagccctgccccttgctctcacccaccagatcccactcccctcccagtcccaggagtcctgggtcccagcttcccatctaaccactaggccctccCACCCCTCCAAGAGACCCCcagagtcctggttcccagcctctgccctgctTTGACCCaccagcccctcatccccggctgGTGATGCCCTGGTGGGAATTGGTTGTTTttgtagggcaggggtgggcaaactacgacctgggggccacatctggcccttcagaagttttaatctggcccttgagctcccgccggggagcagggtccgggTCTTGCCCCGCTCTGCGCGTGCTgtggctccgcacggctcccggaagcagcggcatgtcccctcgcTGGCTCCTATGTGTAGAGGCAGCCACGGGGCTCTATATGCTGCCCCGCTCcaagcgccggctctgcagcttccattggccaggaaccgcagccaatgggagctgcagaggcattgcctgtggacagggcagcacgtAGAGCCGCCTGGCCGgccctccgcataggagccggatgAGGGGAaacgctgctgcttctgggagctgcttgaggtaagcgccacctggagcctgcacccctgacccactcctgcaccccaaccccctgccctagccctgatccccctcctgccctctgagcctcttggtcccagcccagaggaccctcctgcaccccaacctctcatccccagcccatcgcctgcacctccagctggagctctcacccccctacaccccaaccccctgccccagtccagagccccctcccacaccttgaactcctcatttctggccccaccccagagccctcaccctctcccaccccccaatttcatgagcctTCATGGCCcccccatacaatttccatacccagatgtgggcctcaggccaaaaaattttcCCACCCCGTTGTAGGGCCTACATGCGTGTGTGACTTGTGTGCGCCTCACGGTGGTACCTGTGTGCATTGCAGGGGCTGTTCCTCTCAGATCCTGCTTGgtgtcttcccccctccccaggatgCTGCCCCTCTTCCTCCTGGCCGTGGCCCTGCCCCATGTGGCTGGGGGCGGCATCTCCTGCTATGATGATGCCGGGCAGCCCGTGGACTGGTGAGTTCCCCCCTTCCCCTATGTCAGCCCCCGCCAGCCCGTGTGACTTGTTCACTCCATAAAGGGACAGCGTGTGCCCATGGGGCCCCGGAGTGGGGCTTAAATGAGGCGGGGGTGTCACTGGTTCTCATAGCACATCTTCCGCCCCCCCCCGAGCCACGGGCTGGGTGAGTGGGTATAGCAGTGAGCCATGGCATCCGTGCCAGGATACCCCTGCTCCTGGCATCAGGGGGAGGCACCGGGGCTCCCTGTGTatggctcccccaccccctagGCAGGGTCTGGCCCCAAAGGGTTAAAAGGGTCTGGTTCCCCCCAGGTTCCTGGCCTACAAGCTGCCCTGGCCCCGGCGCAGCCCCCCGGCCGAAGGCATGCGCTACATGTACCAGGATGCCCGCTCTGGCGGCTGGGTGCCCGGCCACACCCTCATGAACAGCACCCAGAGCGCCGTGGGCAGGACCCTACTGCAGCTCTACCAGGGGGCAAACAGGAGGGTGAGTTGGCAGGAGGGGGACAACTGGAGccgggctgctgggggagggacagtggggggagggaggagctggggataAGCTGGGACAGACAAGGGGGCAGGGGCGGTGGAGCTGGGcaaaggggtggggaggctgtgtggggggagatggggcagccggagggcagagcaggggcagggcaatgggggaggcagaagctggggcgggggaagtAGGTGAGAAGCTGGGGAAAGAGGGGGGCACTGAGGGTATGGGCAGGAGAGGGAGcaatggctgggggaggggcagtgctgggtgctgggggaagggacagtggggcaggagagtgggcagtggggggcactggggcagtgggcagaggggcgggggaggggcagtgaggggcactggggcaggggagtgggcagaggggcggggaaggggcagtggggggcactggggcagggaagtggggagaggggtggggaggcagggggcagcGGGGCAGGGTCTCCCAGCACTCAGCCCCCATTTCTGTTGCAGACGGAGGACACGGCCTATGTCCTGTACAACGACCAGCCCCCAAAGAACgtcccctcctccaccagcccCAGGGGGCACACCAAGGGtaaccccctctgccccctggcaCGACCAGCCTGAGCCCAGCCGCCCCCAGGGGGGCCCagagcagctctgggcagcacctCCCCATGCTGGGGAGGCAGTGAGTCTGCCccaaaggagggagagagacaagggACTGCCCCAGACAGCGACCCTGGCTcccagaggggagtgggggctggtggttagagcggggtgtgagggggggtctgggagccaggactcctgggttctttccccagctccaggaggggagtggggtctagtgtttAGAGCcagggggggaggctgggagccaggactcctgggttctctccctggccatCTGGACCCTGACTCTCCTCCCTTGTGTCCCCG of Natator depressus isolate rNatDep1 chromosome 20, rNatDep2.hap1, whole genome shotgun sequence contains these proteins:
- the LOC141975369 gene encoding uncharacterized protein LOC141975369 — protein: MDAVLESLEQATRVLREELEEAQGALREWQEQNRPRHIPQWVSKQREWEKTHKQALQQLRVQEDELQRHLWDMEAKRRAKADRIREKQRHMEELSGTIQGLSRRTQVLHRNISCWGDLVLEARQEAELFQRKALYRPHGTPASNLLWEERLRDQTEKLLCQESGASGPKGRLPPRLRLAGQLFWALAKALFLALLGPLVLGPLCALLSRQPCPPPAGPWLYMRPKEMRPP